The stretch of DNA TTAACTTCAAAAGTATCTTCTGTTGAATAATTATGAGTAGGATTTTCATTTGTGCTTGTTGTTCCGTCATCAAAGTTCCAGAACCATGTCATTGAACCTGAATTTATTGTTGAGTTATTTGTAATAATAAATTGATGTCCGTTCATGCATTGGTCGCTATCGTTAAATGAAAATGATGGCTGTGGCTCAGGATAAACAATAGTTGATTTAATTAATGAATCTTTACATCCTAAAGCTGATGTAACTATTAGTTTCACATTAAATGTGTCGTCAGAAGTATAAGAATGTGTTGGGTTTGTAAAAGTGGATGTGTCTGAATCTCCAAAATTCCACAAATAAGAAATGCTTCCTGTTGAAATATTCGAGCTGTTGGAAAAAACATAGCTGTTTCCATAATAACATTGTGCAGAATCATTTATTGAAAATACAGAATTCGGCATTGGGAAAACATAAACGGTTTTGGTAATTGAATCAGGGCAACCTTCCCCTGAATACACAAGTAATTTCACTTGAAAAGTATCTGAAGTAGCAAATGAATGGGAAGGATTTTTAGAAGTTGAAGTATCACCGTCCCCAAAATCCCAATAGTACGATAATGAACCTGAACTTATTGAAGATGAATTTGTAAAAACAAAATTATTTCCCCTTAAACATTGGTTACTATCGTTTACTGAGAATCCCGAATTTGGCATTGGGAAAACAATATTTGTTTGGTAAGCTGAATCTTTACATCCGAAATTTGTTGTTGCCAATAATTTAACTTCAAAAGTATCACTGCTTGAATATGAATGGTTAGGATTTGTTGCAGTAGAAGTATCATTACCGCCAAAACTCCATAAATACGACAAAGTATCGTAAGCAATAGTTGTATTATTTGTAAAGATAAAATTATTTGCGGTAAGACACTGTGCTGTATCATTTAATGAAAATCCAGCATTTGGCATTGGTCTGATAAACACATTTTGAATTGAAGTATCAACACAAGCTGAATCGGATGTTGCTATCAGCATTACTGCAAATGTATCCGCAGTTGTGTATGTTTTTGGAAGAACATAAATAGATGTTGAAGTATCACCACCTCCCAAATCCCAATAAAAGCTCAAAGAACTTGTTGTGCTGATTGATGAATTATTATCAAAATAACATAAATTACCACTAAGGCATTGCAATGTGTCGTTTACACCAACAACTGCATTAGGGCTATAAATTACCTCTAATTGATGCGTTGAGGAATCCATTCCTTTGTGGTCGTAAGTTGTAACTAATTTTACCGTATAAATTCCTGGATTAGAATAGGAATGAACAGGGTGTTGAACATTTGATGTATCACCATCACCAAAATGCCATTTAAAGTAATCTATTGTTCCGCTTTCAATTGTTGAGGTATCTGTAAAAACAAATCTGTTTTCATTAAAACATTGTAAAGTATCATTTATGGTAAATCCTGTATTAGGTCTTGGGTAATTAATTACTGAGTGATAAATACTGTCAATAATATTGCATCTGTAAATTACAAGTAAAACATTATAATTGCCTGTATCTGAAAAGGCATGAACAGGATTAAAAGCTGTAGAAGTATCACTTGTTCCTGTTGTAGGATCGTTAAAATTCCAAAATACAGAATCAATTCGTTGTGAATCTGCAATCATAAAAACAGTTATCATGTCTTCATAGTTGTTGCTATAAGTATAACCATGATTGGGGTCAAAATATGATGCTACAAAAGTTGGTAATCCGTATCGACACCTACGAGAACCAAGGGAAACACCATTTGATTGGTATCCGCATGAACTACCAAGTTTGTTAGGATATTTAATTACAGATAAATTATATTTATAATTTCTGGAAATATAAATTTTGCCGTCAGAAGCAAGTTGTAAGGCACCAAAACCTCCTGAAGATTCTGTAGCAACAGTAGTTTGAGAATTTTTTATTGCCGTTGCTGAACCGGCAGCGAGATTCCATTGCCAAATTTTAATACTGCCCCCGTAAGAACCCCATCCGCCACCGTAAAGAACATTTCCATTTGGAGAAAATGCAATTCCATAAGCACCTTTAAAATTATCTTTAAATCTAATTGGGTTGGAAACGATTCCTGTGGTATAATCAAAGTCAAATACCTCAAATGCTCCTGATGAACTGCTACACCAATTAGCCCAATAAGATGTACAACCATCATAAGTTATTGCTAATGCTATTTTTCTACCGTCAGATGATGCTTTTAAATAGCCTCTGGAATTTCCATAACCACTTCCATCACCTCCTTGATGTACTGTTCCAACTGTACTAATAACAGGAGTTGTAACAATACCATTTGGTGTAAGAAGAAATGCATAGAATTTACCACCTGCATTACTACTTCCTTTTGAGTATCCGTGTCCGATAATCCAAATGTCAACATTATTACAATGCCTTACAGCGGTAATTTTTTCAGCCATTTTTATGCCTGATGGTGTTAGTAGTTGGTTTTTTGAACTTGAGGTGGGGGTAGGCACATCTCCTAATCCACTATTCAACGACATATCAACTATGGTGTATCGTAATCCATGGTTCAGGTTATTTTGTGTTGCATCAATTGTAAAAACATAAAAGGTATCAGGATTTGTAGGGTGTGGAACAATAACACCCGATTGAGTTGCTGATGAATGACCGTAAAGTCCTGTTTCCATTGTTTGATGGTTAGCGTTCCATATTGTCATGCCGTCTGTATAAAAAAGGAGATTGCCTGCTGAATCAGAAATTGTAGCACTTCCTTCAAGATTATTGGTTTGACCGCTATAAAAAGCAACAGGGTTGCCTGTACTAAAATTTAAGCCTGCATGATTACCAAAGCACCAAACATTTCCTTGTCCTGTTTGAGAATAGGATAGTTTGTTAAAAACCAACAATATTGCAACAAGCAAAAATATTTTGAAAAAATTGTTGTGCTTATTTTTTGCTTCTTTATTCATTTCAATTAAAAATTTTTAAACGAAATAATTTTAATGTTATTTTAAAATAATTTTTTTGACATCAGTAAAATTCCCTGAACTTATTTTTATAAAATAAAAACCTTTTGATTCATTACTGATATCAATCATTTTATTTATTTTTCTGTTGTTATTTAATTTTTCATAAAACAATACTTTTCCTTGAATATTATAGATTGAAACAGATAGCCTTTGTTTTAATGGATTTGTTATTTCAATATTAATTTTTCCATAAGTTGGATTTGGATAAATTTTTATATTCGAAAATATTTTTACGTTATTTATGCTGTTAACAGTATCAAAAGTAATAATTATTGTATCGGAATTTGTACAAGCATTGCTGTCTGTAACATGTACAAAAATGCTATTGCTTCCATGCTTTAAATTTGAAATATTGCAAATCAATTTGTAAGCTGTAGAATTATCACTCCATAGTATGCTATCAAATTCCGGATTTGCACTTAAAATTATTGAATCTTTAAAAGTAAGACTTGTATCATTTCCGAGATTAATAATCGGTTGAGGGAAAACAGTCATTTCTTTTAGTGTTGAATCACCACAGTCCTTGTCTGAAATGGCTAATAGTTTTACAAAGTAATTCCCATCAGAGGAAAAAGAATGTTGTGGATTTAATAAGGAAGAATTATTGTTGTCACCAAATTGCCATGAAGAATTGAGAGTACCTGTAGCTATTGTTGATGTATTTGTAAAAATAAATTTATTTCCATTAAGACATTGGGTGCTGTCGTTTACTGTAAAATTTGATTCAGGATTTGGATTAATAATTACCGAACTATAAGTAGAATCAGTACAACCAAATACAGAGTTGACTAATAATTTAATTGAATAATTTCCTGAATTTTGATATGAGTGCTGAGGATTTAAAACAGATGAATTATTGTTGTTACCAAATTGCCATGAAGAATTGAAAGTGCCTGTAGCTATTGTTGAGCTATTAACAAATTGAAAGTTATTTGTATTAAAACACTGAATGGAATCAGTGATATGAAATAAAGCTGTTGGTTCGGGATTTACTAAAATCGTTTTAGTTATAGAGTCTTTGCACATGTAATCTGATGTTGCTAAAAGCTTAACATGAAAAGTATCACAGCTATTGTAGGAATGTGAAATATTCGGATGTTGGGTTGTAATTTTATCTCCAAAATTCCATAAATACACCATTGTGCCTGATGAAATAGTTGTGTTGTTATAAAATTTAAAATTATTGCCGTTAAAACATTGAGAACTGTCTGCAATTGTAAAGTCAGTTTCCGGTACAGGATGGACAAAAACTTTTTTTATAAGTGAATCTTTGCATAATTGATCTGACTTTGTAACTAATTTTATAAAATAATTTCCATCATTTAAATACGAATAAGTAGGACTTAAAAATGTTGATGTGTCGTTGTTTCCAAAATACCAGTTGTTTGAAATAATTTGCCCTGAGGAAATTGAAGATAAATTGCTGAATTTAAAACTATTTCCTGATAAACATTGGGAAGAATCATTTACACTGAAATTCGCAATTGGTGTTTCATGTAGCATAATTTCTTTTTCAACGGAGTCTTTACAGTTGTAATTAGATGTTGCTAAAAGGTAAATAGATTTTTTGCCTTTGTTTAAAAAGCTGTATGATGCATCTTTAGATGAAGAAGTACTTTCTTGTCCGAATTCCCAAAAATAGGATAAAGTTCCTGAACTTATTGAGGAATTATTTGTTACAATATAATTGTTTCCATCAAAACACTGAGCACTGTCGTTTATAGAAAAATCTGCTGTGGGCATTGTTCTTACATAAATATTTTTTGTGATGGAATCCAAACAATTAAAATTGGAAGTAGCAATTAATTTAACAGAATAAATACCTTCGGAAGAATATTGATGTGTAGGATTCAATGCAGTTGAAGTTGTTAAATCACCAAAGCTCCATAAAATATTGCTAATGCTACCTGAATTTATTTCTGTAGAATCATAAAATGTAAATGAGTTAAAATCAAAACATTGAGAAGAATCATTTGCTGAAAAATTAGTTTTAGGA from Bacteroidota bacterium encodes:
- a CDS encoding PKD domain-containing protein; this encodes MNTKTTTSLNHIFLKTILFFFLLFQIQNLTAQITLFSEDFNSSSSLPTGWTQEAVSGSDVWSINNGGHFNNGSKHPATAHSGTRNAYLWSMITTRKLVTPSINLGGMGNVQLKFYEAREQWGTDQDKLSIYYKKNSSSLWVQITSFTSNTPNWTLRTVNLPNPSSTYKIAFHGIAKYGYGICIDDVIISGQIANDAGVTNVSVERKKYIKATIKNYGANNLTSVKIKLSVDGSSPSLFNWTGNIAQYSSTSVIIDTINFSHGIHSLKLWTSDPNTTADGNNTNDTLNFPYKIIKILPYTESFENGSGNWLQSSNDNIDWIRKSGVTPTYGTGPNSAHNGSYYYYIEASGNYNKTASIFTPDIDLTLAANPHIKVWYSMNGSDMGSLHFDVDTADSWVNDFSTSISGNHGSAWQSELIDLSNLKNLDKLSFRGITGSGFLSDIAIDDILIIDVPNINLGNDTTFCSGQSLIIDAGYGLGYSYVWKDTNSTDTLATTQMLTVDSSGMYYVIVDAGYGYTDIDSISISIKPFPVASFTLSDSTSCFEGNSFSFTNNSTISSGNINYNWSFGDTLFSTSTNPSHSYTFDDTFEVKLIAISDFQCIDSTTKTIHIFPNPKTNFSANDSSQCFDFNSFTFYDSTEINSGSISNILWSFGDLTTSTALNPTHQYSSEGIYSVKLIATSNFNCLDSITKNIYVRTMPTADFSINDSAQCFDGNNYIVTNNSSISSGTLSYFWEFGQESTSSSKDASYSFLNKGKKSIYLLATSNYNCKDSVEKEIMLHETPIANFSVNDSSQCLSGNSFKFSNLSSISSGQIISNNWYFGNNDTSTFLSPTYSYLNDGNYFIKLVTKSDQLCKDSLIKKVFVHPVPETDFTIADSSQCFNGNNFKFYNNTTISSGTMVYLWNFGDKITTQHPNISHSYNSCDTFHVKLLATSDYMCKDSITKTILVNPEPTALFHITDSIQCFNTNNFQFVNSSTIATGTFNSSWQFGNNNNSSVLNPQHSYQNSGNYSIKLLVNSVFGCTDSTYSSVIINPNPESNFTVNDSTQCLNGNKFIFTNTSTIATGTLNSSWQFGDNNNSSLLNPQHSFSSDGNYFVKLLAISDKDCGDSTLKEMTVFPQPIINLGNDTSLTFKDSIILSANPEFDSILWSDNSTAYKLICNISNLKHGSNSIFVHVTDSNACTNSDTIIITFDTVNSINNVKIFSNIKIYPNPTYGKINIEITNPLKQRLSVSIYNIQGKVLFYEKLNNNRKINKMIDISNESKGFYFIKISSGNFTDVKKIILK
- a CDS encoding PKD domain-containing protein, which encodes MNKEAKNKHNNFFKIFLLVAILLVFNKLSYSQTGQGNVWCFGNHAGLNFSTGNPVAFYSGQTNNLEGSATISDSAGNLLFYTDGMTIWNANHQTMETGLYGHSSATQSGVIVPHPTNPDTFYVFTIDATQNNLNHGLRYTIVDMSLNSGLGDVPTPTSSSKNQLLTPSGIKMAEKITAVRHCNNVDIWIIGHGYSKGSSNAGGKFYAFLLTPNGIVTTPVISTVGTVHQGGDGSGYGNSRGYLKASSDGRKIALAITYDGCTSYWANWCSSSSGAFEVFDFDYTTGIVSNPIRFKDNFKGAYGIAFSPNGNVLYGGGWGSYGGSIKIWQWNLAAGSATAIKNSQTTVATESSGGFGALQLASDGKIYISRNYKYNLSVIKYPNKLGSSCGYQSNGVSLGSRRCRYGLPTFVASYFDPNHGYTYSNNYEDMITVFMIADSQRIDSVFWNFNDPTTGTSDTSTAFNPVHAFSDTGNYNVLLVIYRCNIIDSIYHSVINYPRPNTGFTINDTLQCFNENRFVFTDTSTIESGTIDYFKWHFGDGDTSNVQHPVHSYSNPGIYTVKLVTTYDHKGMDSSTHQLEVIYSPNAVVGVNDTLQCLSGNLCYFDNNSSISTTSSLSFYWDLGGGDTSTSIYVLPKTYTTADTFAVMLIATSDSACVDTSIQNVFIRPMPNAGFSLNDTAQCLTANNFIFTNNTTIAYDTLSYLWSFGGNDTSTATNPNHSYSSSDTFEVKLLATTNFGCKDSAYQTNIVFPMPNSGFSVNDSNQCLRGNNFVFTNSSSISSGSLSYYWDFGDGDTSTSKNPSHSFATSDTFQVKLLVYSGEGCPDSITKTVYVFPMPNSVFSINDSAQCYYGNSYVFSNSSNISTGSISYLWNFGDSDTSTFTNPTHSYTSDDTFNVKLIVTSALGCKDSLIKSTIVYPEPQPSFSFNDSDQCMNGHQFIITNNSTINSGSMTWFWNFDDGTTSTNENPTHNYSTEDTFEV